In Mytilus edulis chromosome 7, xbMytEdul2.2, whole genome shotgun sequence, a single genomic region encodes these proteins:
- the LOC139481710 gene encoding transmembrane 7 superfamily member 3-like: MLKHSPFLIVLIFLTVINTSFALQPWVPDIVNLEPNKQTVLSLSQVSENANYAVFQAHTQYKEVTLSLHTNITMETSETGSSIGILVVINGQTFVNVYLTSRLNVTINVLVFISIAVDASTPVPGGCNLEFNMENDPNIHMAFRNEISDVMFQWAKNSTKDSSCEQSPVLKLLSYQLYVYYIGDSDWTEEAFFNGMKKMLTHNYVMKHGTKLKEIKYSSSKKPLFKLPSYTGQGTIYNVIVTHGNQIASYVPMTTYSCDLNKQDEQCHYATTTSKVLISVAGVLGLFLCVLGHRYFQTGHFLMAFCGFCVIFYLVLNISTLQSFTVILVLSCILATVAGVLWLMLWWCIGVPVLSVLVPGFTAGYLFACVLFYTDFGNLLYWTTRYNYGMSFTVGVLILPVLILYWTRVLNILCCAFIGSFLITLTIDVWIEAGLKFIIVNTFRHAYIDGYLDVIVTGPFEIKDIILSCVWTVLFVTGSGLQFYRERGKPEFPSCPRKLRRLRRPQAPNNSDQDHIDSDERSPLLRNVAEPYYSTRDRDQSEPT; this comes from the exons CACTGCAACCATGGGTGCCAGATATTGTTAACCTGGAACCTAACAAGCAGACAGTTTTATCACTGTCACAAGTTAGTGAAAATGCCAATTATGCTGTTTTCCAAGCTCACACTCAGTATAAAGAAGTCACTCTATCATTACATACAAATATCACCATGGAAACCTCAGAGACAGGAAGTAGTATTGGAATATTGGTGGTTATAAACGGACAAACATTTGTAAACGTTTATTTGACATCACGCCTAAATGTTACAATAAATGTCCTGGTTTTCATCAGTATTGCAGTTGATG cttcAACTCCTGTGCCAGGAGGATGTAATTTAGAGTTCAACATGGAAAACGACCCAAATATTCACATGGCTTTTAGAAATGAAATAAGTGATGTCATGTTTCAGTGGGCTAAAAATTCAACCAAGGATTCAAGTTGTGAACAATCACCAGTTTTAAAACTATTATCTTATCAGCTGTATGTTTATTACATTGGTGACAGTGATTGGACAGAAGAAGCTTTTTTTAATGGCATGAAAAAGATGTTAACTCATAACTATGTTATGAAACATGGAACAAAG ctgaaagaaataaaatactCATCATCCAAAAAGCCGCTCTTTAAATTGCCATCTTACACAGGTCAGGGAACCATTTACAATGTCATTGTAACACATGGAAACCAGATAGCTTCTTATGTTCCCATGACAACATATTCATGTGATCTTAATAAACAAGATGAACAGTGTCACTATGCAA ccacAACCAGTAAAGTATTGATTAGTGTAGCTGGAGTACTTGGGTTGTTTCTATGTGTTTTGGGACACAGATATTTCCAAACAG gaCATTTTCTAATGGCCTTCTGTGGATTTTGTGTCATCTTCTACCTAGTGCTGAATATCTCCACATTACAGTCATTCACtg TTATACTTGTTCTGTCATGTATATTGGCAACAGTAGCTGGTGTCCTGTGGTTAATGCTATGGTGGTGCATTGGAGTACCAGTCCTGTCTGTCCTGGTTCCTGGTTTTACAGCTGGTTACCTGTTTGCATGTGTACTTTTCTACACTGATTTTg gTAATTTGCTGTATTGGACAACAAGATATAATTATGGCATGTCATTCACTGTTGGAGTGCTGATATTACCAGTTCTAATTTTATATTGGACCAGAGTG TTGAATATTTTGTGCTGTGCCTTCATTGGAAGTTTTCTGATTACTCTAACAATAGATGTGTGGATAGAAGCTGGCCTGAAATTTATTATTGTCAACACATTTAGACATGCCTACATAGATGGTTACTTGGATGTCATAGTTACAGGGCCTTTTGAAATTAAAG ATATTATCCTTTCTTGTGTGTGGACAGTATTGTTTGTCACTGGATCAGGATTACAATTTTACAGAGAACGAGGCAAACCAGAATTCCCATCCTGTCCTAGAAAGTTACGCAGATTACGTCGTCCGCAGGCACCAAATAACTCAGACCAAGATCACATAGACAGTGATGAACGTTCACCTTTATTGAGAAATGTTGCTGAACCTTATTATTCAACCAGAGATAGAGATCAGTCAGAACCAACCTGA